One window of Perca flavescens isolate YP-PL-M2 chromosome 15, PFLA_1.0, whole genome shotgun sequence genomic DNA carries:
- the wbp11 gene encoding LOW QUALITY PROTEIN: WW domain-binding protein 11 (The sequence of the model RefSeq protein was modified relative to this genomic sequence to represent the inferred CDS: inserted 1 base in 1 codon) → MGRRSTSSTKSGKFMNPTDQARKEARKRELKKNKKQRMMVRAAVLKMKDPRQIIRDMEKLDEMEFNPVQQPLLNEKVLRDKRKKLRETFERIVRLYERENPDTYKELRKLELDYETKRGQLALYFDSVKNAESVEVDSIPLPDMPHAPSNIHIQDIPLPGAQPPSILKKNTSFGKGPLLASSGPVLPTVPAVPRLPPGKKPPGPPPGPPPPQVLALYGILARRAHSMDTEPSIPGLDKDSAMKLGRDRDSGSESDRDRDDLDDDESDSEEDSEEERDEGGDGDQRMSVDRQDDEREREEERDRNERNAGRSVRFADMPPEAPRDGKRKKKRVVKKTKAITPLQAMMLRMAGQSIPEDEEEEEVEEEYTDESDSSDIEDRGPPGENQPHLMANQRLPPPAGPGGQQGPPHLQGPPMTGPPPLGPPPAPPMRPPGPPSGPPPGPPPGAPPFLRPPGMPGGMRGPMPRLLPPGPPPGRPPXPPPGPPPGLPPGPPPRGPPPRLPPPAPPGIPPPPPRAGGPPRPLAPPLSLFPPPLNSNVLSAPPNIVQRQKGSGSNQDGPQSNMPPPAMPMSMRQGVMQMPPPPGTAAASSGGNPPSHHHAATIEKRPNITSVAAAGGGLAAGAGSGGATISAKPQIINPKTEVTRFVPTALRVRRDKGGAMPGAAPGPMEKGRGGVGGRRGDEGMGGGQGQKQQSAAYPMGLVHQTQMGAVSQPNMKTKDQMYEAFMREMEGLL, encoded by the exons ATGGGGCGACGTTCAACCTCCTCCACCAAGAGTGGAAAGTTTATGAACCCCACCGACCAGGCCA GAAAGGAGGCCAGGAAAAGAGAGTTGAAAAAG AACAAGAAGCAGAGAATGATGGTGAGAGCAGCGGTGCTCAAGATGAAGGATCCCAGGCAGATCATCAGGGACATGGAGAAGCTGGATGAGATGG AGTTTAACCCAGTTCAGCAGCCCTTGCTGAATGAGAAAGTGTTGAGGGACAAGAGAAAGAAGCTACGCGAGACATTTGAGCGCATTGTCCGTCTGTACGAGAGAGAGAATCCCGACACATACAAGGAGCTACGCAAACTGGAATTAGACTATGAGACCAAACGAGGGCAGCTGGCTCTATATTTTGACTCAGTCaag AATGCAGAGTCTGTGGAGGTCGACAGTATCCCTTTACCAGATATGCCTCATGCCCCCTCCAACATCCACATCCAGGACATCCCACTACCAGGAGCTCAGCCTCCCTCCATACTGAAGAAGAACACCTCTTTTGG TAAAGGACCTCTTTTGGCATCTTCTGGACCCGTTTTGCCGACAGTGCCAGCTGTGCCACGTTTACCTCCAGGGAAGAAGCCCCCTGGCCCCCCACCTGGGCCCCCCCCTCCACAGGTCCTGGCACTGTACGGCATTCTTGCTCGACGAGCTCACAGCAtggacacag AGCCTTCCATTCCTGGCTTAGACAAGGACTCTGCAATGAAGTTGGGAAGAGATCGGGATAGCGGCAGTGAGAGCGACAGAGATCGGGATGATCTGGACGACGACGAAAGCGATTCTGAGGAGGACAGCGAAGAAGAAAGAGATGAAGGGGGAGACGGTGACCAGAGAATGAGTGTGGACAGGCAGGATGATGAGAGggaaagggaggaggagagagaccgAAATGAAAGAAATGCTG GTCGCAGTGTACGTTTCGCGGACATGCCTCCAGAGGCACCCCGTgatggaaagagaaagaaaaagagggtgGTGAAGAAGACCAAGGCCATTACCCCTCTGCAGGCCATGATGTTAAGGATGGCAG GTCAGTCCATTCCTGAAgacgaggaagaagaagaggtagAGGAGGAATACACAGATGAATCAGACAGCTCAGACATCGAAGACAGGGGACCACCAGGGGAAAACCAGCCCCACCTGATGGCTAATCAGCGTCTACCCCCTCCTGCTGGGCCAGGTGGACAGCAAGGGCCTCCACACTTGCAAGGTCCACCGATGACTGGCCCCCCACCACTGGGCCCTCCCCCTGCTCCTCCCATGAGACCTCCTGGCCCACCCTCTGGCCCGCCTCCAGGCCCACCACCAG GTGCTCCTCCGTTCCTGAGGCCTCCTGGTATGCCTGGAGGCATGAGGGGTCCAATGCCTCGTCTTCTGCCTCCTGGACCTCCGCCAGGTCGGCCCC GGCCCCCACCAGGCCCCCCTCCTGGCCTCCCGCCAGGCCCCCCACCACGGGGACCCCCTCCCAGACTTCCACCCCCAGCAccaccag GTattccccctcctcccccaagAGCAGGAGGGCCCCCACGTCCACTTGCCCCACCACTTTCCCTTTTTCCTCCACCTCTCAACTCCAACGTGCTCAGTGCTCCTCCCAACATTGTCCAGCGACAAAAAGGCTCGGGATCCAACCAGGATGGTCCACAGAGCAACATGCCGCCCCCCGCCATGCCCATGTCCATGCGACAGGGCGTCATGCAGATGCCTCCTCCCCCAGGGACGGCCGCCGCCTCCTCGGGTGGCAACCCTCCCAGCCACCACCACGCAGCCACCATCGAAAAGCGGCCCAACATCACCTCTGTCGCAGCAGCCGGAGGCGGCCTGGCAGCGGGCGCCGGCTCTGGGGGGGCCACCATCTCGGCCAAACCTCAGATCATCAATCCAAAGACGGAGGTCACCCGCTTCGTGCCCACAGCGCTGAGGGTGCGGAGGGACAAAGGAGGAGCGATGCCCGGGGCAGCACCGGGGCCAATGGAGAAGGGACGGGGTGGTGTCGGAGGAAGGAGGGGAGATGAAGGCATGGGAGGGGGACAGGGGCAGAAACAGCAGTCGGCAGCTTACCCGATGGGTTTGGTTCACCAAACGCAGATGGGTGCTGTGTCTCAGCCCAACATGAAGACTAAGGACCAGATGTATGAAGCCTTCATGAGGGAGATGGAAGGGCTCCTCTGA